The region GGACACAACGCACCCGTAAAAGATGTAGTCGAAGCCGAAGGCTTGGGCTGCAACGGGTAGGTTTATAGCCTCCTGCGGCAGTGGCTCGCCTACCAGCACCACCTGATAATGCTTACGAGCGCTATCGATGTAGCCGGTGATGACGTTGTACCTTGTAAAAAGGCCCAGGCTTTGGTGGAGTGCTGC is a window of Pontibacter kalidii DNA encoding:
- a CDS encoding FEKKY domain-containing protein codes for the protein MNRSLKLRATLVVGAVILAVAALHQSLGLFTRYNVITGYIDSARKHYQVVLVGEPLPQEAINLPVAAQAFGFDYIFYGCVVSGPAQNGISGYNKVMARALAEINGPGWEQKLLETIKQLNEE